gatgaaaccatgattccctagagaaaagtggggccacgaaatgggggtggggggggggggggggtaaataggaatagagaaaaatcttcttacaggtacaacaaaaAGGgtttggtatttaccaaaagaaagagatggataaaaattggcagatttttttttagcaagatctattgttcttagttgtcaagatattttgatactgtaatgctaatttgatcagaattaaggcaattgttgctcagcgatgtggcccctgggcctcttgtttataatgcttgtcaagattttttagaTGATGttgccccctcccccactttcaaaCACGACGCTACTTGCCTGAGTTTTCACAAAGTGACCGTGttcaatttaaagtatttttttaacttccGAACATAAggttgattaataaaaaaaaccttttagaatttttaagcttaagttcttttttcttttcacaaatctttaaggttttatttttttctaatacatttttatgatgtcaaattttaatcAAGATGAAGTAAATTTTAGTGTGCAGAAGATGCCTGTGTACAGGTAATTAAAACTCTTTCAGTGGCATCCCTCGGGCTGTATCCAATGGGTTCTTTGGTCAAGGCAGCGGAAGCATCCTTATGGATGATGTTGAGTGTTTCGGAAATGAGACAAGCCTAGCGGCCTGTGGTTTCGCTGGATTTGGCTCCCACGACTGCGATCATTCTGAGGACGCCGGGGTCATTTGTCATTCTGGTAGTGACCTTCTGAAAACACATCTTATTAACTTGAAGATTAAGCATTATTGTCTTGAAGGaattaggagagagagagagagagagagagagagagagagagagagagagagagagagagagagagagagagagagagagagagagagagagagagcattttGTTCTTTTAGAAAGTAAACGAATTTACAATTGcataaagtaattgaaaatgttCCTTCAACTAGAAAATTCACAATCTCTGCAAATACGACTTGTTGGCGGAAATAACGCAAAAGAAGGTCGCGTGGAACTGTTCTTTAACAACACCTGGGGTACCGTGTGTGATGACCAGTTCGATGACAGGGAGGCCAAAGTGTTTTGTCGTATGCTGGGATACAAGTAAGCCACCATTTATGTATTCTCTATCGCAATAAGTTGAACATTAGTAATTTAAATCGACAAGTTTAACCAACGCGAGCCAGGGCCTTGTCTCTTTGACACAAAAGATTTGCACGTGTCTTGCAGTGGTTCCGCTGTGGGATTGGGCAATGCTCATTTCGGTCAAGGATCTGGACCAATATTTCTGGATGACGTCTCATGCACCGGAAATGAAGATTCCATCACAACCTGTTCTTTTGCCGGATATGGTCAAAGTGACTGTGATCATACGGAGGATGCCAGCGTTATCTGTGACGCAGGTACTGGGTCCTAGACAAAGTTTTCAGTCAATTAATACCTTTATTGTAAGGTAAAGGGtatatttttttacagttctgagaaaaatatataactgtGACCACTGTGGGTCACTGTGACCTCATCTGAACCTGAAATCTATTGCCATACATACTCGACTCGTGTCCGGTTCAATCATAGCTTTTGGATAATTGAGTTTGTCCTTTAATAGATCTTTGATAAAAGATCCGTTTTGTCCCGATATCTAATGATGTCATTATAGTAAAATTCTTTTTGAGTCATAGCTTGAATTTCCGGAAGAGTATTTATCAAATTTGGTTACTTCTATTTATCATGCGCCGATTTACAACGAATACCAAAAATAAACCTACCTACCTCCAGTAACGCAAATATCCCTTGGAActccaccccctccccccgaaAAATACTTTTGGATCCACGCATGCTTATTATTCAGAGTttatgtaaaacaaattaattggAGCTTAATCATTATAATCTTGTGTCTTACATTTTAGGACATCAGAATGTTAGCATTAGACTTGTAGACGGAAAAGTTCCGAATGAGGGGCGTTTGGAAGTGCTCTATCATGGCCGCTGGGGAACCGTATGCGATGACCTTTTCGACACAACAAATGCCAAAGTAGTCTGCCGAATGCTGGGATTACCTACGTAAGTAAAATACGATGATATTTCAGCGTCACTATCAGAGGATTTCAAAGTTAAAACTTACAACGGTAACACTAGAAATGGTTGCTTCTACTCAGGGGCAATGCTGAAGCCGTCCATGGAGCTCGCTTTGGTTCCGGAAGCGGAACTATCTGGCTAGACAACGTTGACTGTAGTGGGACCGAGAACTCGATTGCTGAGTGTCGTCATCAGGTGTGGGGCTCCAACAATTGTGACCACACGGAGGATGTCGGAGTCCGTTGCGGAAGTACGTTATAAATTATTACTTTTATTGATCACGAGGCATTGTGGGGTAATGTAATTGAGGCGAACATTAAATGTGGAGTACGGTTTTCTTTTGCTCCTCAGGTACTATTGAGAGTCCAGTTCGTCTTGCGGGTGGATCAACTCCTTATGAAGGGCGTTTGGAAATTTTCCATGAAGGGAGATGGGGAACTGTGTGCAACAATGGATTTGATGCAACCGCAGCAAAAATTATTTGTAACAGCATTGGATATCCAAGGTATCGAACTACATATATGCAAGAAAACTTTGATAAACTAtagtaattaataattttttttaaccttaatCAACCAAGCAGAAGTTTAACAATGCAACATATGCATGAAGTCTACATACCTTTCTGATACCGGAACATGTGGATTATTCAGAGTCTCGTTTTAGCGATACCCCATCTTTGATGTCTGCATCCGGTTTCGGGACCCCACCCTCCACCATCTGGTTGGACGGTGTTAGATGTAACGGTAATGAGACTGCCATTGATGTGTGTACCCACAACAGATTCGGCCTTAATTCCTGTACCCACGACAAGGATGTAGCCATGATGTGTAGATGTAAGTACTCAAATTATTTATAGACCGTGTGTAGATGTTAGTCCTCAAACTAAATGTAGACATCATGTGTGGATATAAGTTCTCACTTTAAATGTAGCCATCATGTGTAGATGTAAGTCCTCAAACTAAATGTAGCAATCATGTGTAGATAAAAGTCCTCACATTAAATGTAGCCATCACGTGTAGATGTAAGTACTCAAATTAATTATAGACTGTGTGTAGATATAAGTTCTCCCAACAAACGTAGCCATCATGTGTAGATGTAAGTGCTGACATTAAAAGTAGCCACCATGTGTGGATATAAGTCCTTGCAAATGTAGCCATTTTGTTTAGTAGTCCTCACAAATGTATACATGGTGTGTAGATGTAGTCCTCATGGTGTGTAGATGTCAATCCACCACATAAACAGCTATATGGTATctgttattattctttttaaaaaagtatacagCTGGACTTGggtatataattaaaatcaaatagcATATGTATTTAGTTTCAATGATCTGCAATTGAGGACACATAAATAactcttttaacaaaatgtaaaaacgTTGGTGCACACCATATACAAAACTATAactgattaatatatttttcaaactcataccttttttattataaatgatgttttttattttcgGTTTTAGCGCACGGTATCAAATGCTACCATTGTGACGGTCTTTTAGACCCACAGACATGTAATGAACAGGTCCAATGCTCCGCAGGCGAGGTGAGTAGGAGATCCGCTATCAATTCAAAAGATTCAAACTTAAAGGACTGAAGGACAGTTGCCATTTTTAGACAGTTCTAGTTTCCTCGAAAAGAAGGGCTCAATCTTTATGGAAAGAGAATGAAAAAAGTTGAGTTATTAAAGCTGCTTgttccgattttatatcaaatattgtgAACGCTTTTAAACGATAGTTATGCTAAGATGTGTATATTAAAAGACATTGCAAGAGTTTTCCCGGTCAATGAAGCcattattcaaagaaaaaatgatgtacaaaatctgttttcaaaacaaacgaCACAAAAGATTGCCGCGTTGTTCGCCTTATATTAAAATTTGCCCCCGACGTAGAGGCGGCCATGATTGTATTACCACTTCGACATcgcttaaatatatattttggcaaatcaaaaataaatttatgtacACATTGTTTactaatatttctaaagtttgcTTTGTTGAATAAACCTAATCGTTCAGGGTACATAAACCAAACGgttcccttttctaaacattcactggtttgttttaattttttgtttgctcaaaaagaaattattttatttactttgaatattctaactttgaaaggagaccgattcTGATGGTGTAAATAGGCGAAAGTGTAtattggtttgtatggaaaattatttgatattgtaatagcgaaaaaatcggaccatgcagctttaaGCTTAACAAAATGTAGGTGTCTGTGATGGCTAattgtttttgaattattatttgcaAGAAAATATATCGgtgtgaattaaaaaataataaccatATGTAGTGCTGATCAGTTAACTTTCGCTTAATGGAGTCATGTTTCTGGGAGTTTGATTCTGCAGTCCTCTGTCTAGGTGTGTGAAGAGGCGGCATTCATCGCTAACGGGGAGACAAGATTCTCACTCACCTGTCAGAGCAAACTGGTAATATCTGATTTAATTATCATCTGACTTGTCAAAACAGAATTGATTACGTCCAGTTCGGCGCCTTTTGCCGTTATTTCATCTCCTGTTGGTTATTTTTTCTAGGTATGCGATGCGCTACAAGGTAATGTGATCGGAAGACGCAGCATAGCAAAACGCCAGGGCCAGACGGTCCAAGTCAAGTGTTGCGACTCCCCGCTCTGTAACAGGAATCTGATCGATAAGTCTTCTGTACACGGAGGGCACGGGTCTCATGGACACTCAACCACTGGTAAATACCGTCAAAGATGTCGGTCATCGCAATACATAAATCGCAATTTTTCGGGCCTCTCTGACAGAGCTTATAAAAACACCCTTTTCTGTTTGGAGAAATTGCGAATGCGCATTACACATATGTCTTTTGctatttgacaattttaattGTCAATAAGTCCATGACTATTCAGTGAAAGAAACATATACTGCGTGCGTTTTCCAGTCATCTTTGATAAGTTGATCAAaagtatctatctatctatctatctatctatctatctatctatctatctatctatctatctatctatctatctatctatctatctatctatctatctatctatctatctatctatctatctatcgtGATTGATGAATATGCATGAATTACAACAGCGTCACAAGAAAATAATGAGGCTATAATTATAAGTAAAAAATATCGACTCTAAATTTACCAGTTTTCCTCAATTGAAACCATTTAAATGTGACAGATGTACTTTATATTTTGCCCGAGAAATTGATTGATGTAGAGCGTGACTGATTGTGACGTTAAAAAGTcgtgaataaatgaaatactcaAACGTCGAAAGTATTACCGCAAAACCAAGAGACTATATCAGTTAAAGGAcactttaaatgtatttttataaaattaatgtataccCTCATCATATCCTCACTTTCACCATTTAGACTAAAGGACATTTTACAATCAAATCCCTTCTTATCCGTGGTGTCTTATTTGACATCATTCCCTTAGGACAAGACATAGATACAGAAGGAAAATGGTGGCAAATAGATATAAAATGTTTGCAATTTAATGATGCTTACGTCTCCAATTTTTAGAATTCACTTTAAAACTAGTAAAAATCAGATCTGTCTATGTTCGTATTTGTTCAGtgaagtcttttttttttatgctatattaaagggacttagacacgatttgagatcatta
This genomic window from Magallana gigas chromosome 5, xbMagGiga1.1, whole genome shotgun sequence contains:
- the LOC105318841 gene encoding deleted in malignant brain tumors 1 protein, which encodes MAPAWFLLSFLIGYSQAAIDNIRLVGPAGVAGQGRVEIQKDGVWGTICDDQFDMKDAAVVCRMLGSKGNVHLATVEGVYGGGTGRIFYDELQCIGSESSLEQCTSDSFHDCTHTEDAGVVCDSDSVKFRLVGGSDANSGRIEVNLNGLWGTVCDDEFNTAGAKTVCKQLGLPFAHAYPFNFGPGSGSIWLDDVMCTGKEANILECNQTEIGNNDCDHSEDIGVVCTDTVPNLQVRLVGGGRNDEGRVEINTGTGWGTVCDDEWDSREATVVCNMLGFTGGIPRAVSNGFFGQGSGSILMDDVECFGNETSLAACGFAGFGSHDCDHSEDAGVICHSENSQSLQIRLVGGNNAKEGRVELFFNNTWGTVCDDQFDDREAKVFCRMLGYNGSAVGLGNAHFGQGSGPIFLDDVSCTGNEDSITTCSFAGYGQSDCDHTEDASVICDAGHQNVSIRLVDGKVPNEGRLEVLYHGRWGTVCDDLFDTTNAKVVCRMLGLPTGNAEAVHGARFGSGSGTIWLDNVDCSGTENSIAECRHQVWGSNNCDHTEDVGVRCGSTIESPVRLAGGSTPYEGRLEIFHEGRWGTVCNNGFDATAAKIICNSIGYPSDTPSLMSASGFGTPPSTIWLDGVRCNGNETAIDVCTHNRFGLNSCTHDKDVAMMCRSHGIKCYHCDGLLDPQTCNEQVQCSAGEVCEEAAFIANGETRFSLTCQSKLVCDALQGNVIGRRSIAKRQGQTVQVKCCDSPLCNRNLIDKSSVHGGHGSHGHSTTGCQDDPKMDCNALDGINICANVQAAKIYCPLHCGLCTSP